The Synergistaceae bacterium sequence GACAACATTAACCTTCTTAGCATTTGCAACCTTGCGAATGGCAAGCTCAACATCTTTGAAAATCGGAGCCATTAACTTTGATTCTTCCTGTGCTGCGTCTTGACGTCTATTCTGATACTCCTGAACTTTCTTTTGTTCATCTGCTATTTTATCTATTGCTTCTTTGGCCTCTTTTGTTTTCTTTTCATTCATAGTCTTAATTTGTTCCTGCACCTGATGGAATTTAGGATGCTGCAGCACTAATTTCTGTGAATTTACAAACCCGATTGTGTCTGCGAATGCAGCGTTCGCAGTAAAAAATGCGGTAAATAAGGATACTGCCATTACAACTGCTAATTTCTTTGAAAAGTACATATTACTTGTTACCTCCTCAGTAATTTATAAAAACGAATTTTATCATCTTCAATATTATAATCTTGCTTGTTCTCTAAATTCTACTTATCTTTAGCGGCGATGTCCACGTATTATTACCGAATAATACAAATAAAATCCGAAAAATGAACGGATTTTTCACTCTTAATTCACTCTGCGACTGTTTTGTTAAATATGTAGAGCAGGAAATACAGTAGACGTCTTTTTAAAAATCGAGCAGTAAAATAGCAA is a genomic window containing:
- a CDS encoding OmpH family outer membrane protein — encoded protein: MYFSKKLAVVMAVSLFTAFFTANAAFADTIGFVNSQKLVLQHPKFHQVQEQIKTMNEKKTKEAKEAIDKIADEQKKVQEYQNRRQDAAQEESKLMAPIFKDVELAIRKVANAKKVNVVVDENAVFYGGINITEDVITELKKK